ACAGATTGAAGCATGTGTTGATAGGCTGGTAGAGCGAGGTTATAGCAACATCTGTTGGCTGGGTATTGGCGGCACCTGGGCAAGTGCGCTTCAGGTTGTTGTACACATGAAAGAACACTCTGCACTCGAGACATGGGCAGAAAATGCGGCTGAGTTTGTTGCAACGGGCAACCGCCGCCTGAATGCTCAGACGGTGGTTGTTATTTCGTCGGTTACAGGGTCAACACCTGAGGTCATTGAAGCCATTCATAAGGTTAAAAGCTGTGGCGCTTACATACTTGGCTTTATAGATAAGGCCGATTCAGAGCTTGCTCGCCTAGTTGACACGTGTATCACCTTTGATGGGGGAGAGCAGCTGAAATTCTTTATGGTGGCTGATCGCTTTATGGCTCACGCGGGCGAAATTGACCACTACGCTGCCCTATATGCTGAGCTTGATGAGCATTTGGCTGATGCACTTATCAAGGTTGAATATGCTGCTGATGCATTTGCTGCCAAGTTTGCTACTGCACACGCAGATGATGACCTGCATTATTTTATTGGTGCGGGTAATCAGTGGGGTGCAACATATTCCTATGCTATGTGCTACTGGGAAGAGCAGTTTTGGATTAAGACCAAAAGTATCACTGCAGCCGAGTTTTTCCACGGTACCTTAGAGATTATTACCCGTGATACACCTGTGACGCTCTATATAGGGGAGGATAGTCAGCGTGCGCTTGCTGAGCGCGTAGCTGCCTTTGTACCGCGCATCTGTGCAAACCTTACCGTTATTGACACCCGTGATTATGAGCTTGCGGGTATTTCGGATGAGTTTCGCGGTGATATTTCTCATTTGGTTATGCATGCAATCAATGACCGCATCGACGCGCATTTAGAGATTGCTACACGCCATCCTATGGACATTCGCCGGTATTATCGCTGTTTGCCCTACTAGGGTAGCTGTTGATATTGCACGTATGGGCTAGATAACTTGACCCTGTCAGCAGCTATGCGGGCAGGGTTTTTGTTAGAAGGGAATTTAGGTCTTGGACACCGAACGCTTCACCATGGGTGACTATATTGATGCATCAATAGAGCTTGCGTATAACAATTTGCACCGTATGCCAGAGCTATTGGAGCCGCTGCTTGCATGTTGCACCAAGCAACTACGGCGTATTTGCATCGTGGCCTCAGGGTCGTCGTATAACGCTGCCCAGATTGCGCTGCCCTTCATGCAAGCCTGTCTGCCTAACTATGAGCTGAGGGTAATACCACCGTTTAGCTTTGTACACTATGAGCTTTCTTGGCGCAATACAGCTCGTGATGATGAGTTGATACTCGTGCTGTCACAAAGCGGGCTTTCAACAAATGCCCTTGAGGCGCTTGATGCACTTGCACAAGCCGGGTTACCAACGCTGTGCATCACGGCAAACCCGCAGGCAGATGTTATGCGTCATGCAAAGACCGTTATCGACTACGGTGCTGGCGAAGAGCTGGTGGGCTATGTAACTAAGGGCGTGTGTTTGTTAAGCGTCTATCTTATGAGTTTTGCAGCTGTGTTGGCTCATCAAGATGAGCGCTTAGCAGATATTTATCAAGCGCTTGAGGTAGCAGATGTGCTTCGTTTGTCGAGCTATGATTTTGTTGATGCGCACCTTTTAGAGTTAACAAATATGCAGGTAGCTTATGTGATGGGGGCAGGCCCCACGTGGGGTGTTGCACTTGAAGGAGCGCTTAAAATTGGTGAGACCGTACATGTTCCTAGCCCAAGCTTTGAGCTTGAAGAGTTTATTCATGGACCCAATTTGCAGCTTATACCAAGCTACCACTGCTTATTTTTTGACCCAGGCGATACAAGTTCCAAGCGGGTTACACAGATTTGGCAAGCAAGTTCTGAGGTTACCAAGTACGCCTACCTTTTGACCCCTCATAGAGAGCTTGCTGGGCATACACAGGTGTTGGTGGCGCCTTTGAGCTTTGATGCTCGCTGTGCCTCGCTCGTATATTTGCCCTTTGTTCAGGTGTTGAGTTATCGGGTGAGTGAGGCGCGAGGCGGCACCTTACAACATCCGCTTCTGCGCAAATTTAAGAAGGTAGCAGCAGCAAAAACAGAGCACTTTATCAATTTTGACATGGATGATTAGATGTGTTTTGAGCGAGAAGCTTAGTCCTGCGGGTGTGCCTTTTGTTTGCACGGCAGTTGCGCGAGAGCTTATATAGATTGGCGAAGCTTGCATTTCAGGTGCAGATTGTAGAGGCGTATAGACGCAGTGTAGTGTAATCTGCGACGATGATGGCATACGTTTTTTGGATATCTGTATTGAGGAGTATACATGGCAGAGTTTATCTACCAAATGTATCAGGCGCGTAAGGCTCATGGCGATAAGGTTATTCTCGATGATGTGACCTTGAGCTTTTACCCCGGTGCCAAAATTGGTGTTGTTGGCCCTAACGGCATGGGAAAATCAACCCTGCTCAAAATCATGGCGGGCATTGAAGAGGTTTCAAATGGGGATGCACGCCTGACACCTGGCTATACCGTTGGTATTCTTCAACAAGAGCCACCGCTAAAAGAAGATGCAACCGTGCTAGAAAATGTACGCATGGCCTTTGGTGAGCTCATGGCAAAGGTTGAGCGTTTTAATGAAATTGGCAACCTTATGGCTGAGCCTGATGCCGATTTTGATGCGCTGATGAATGAAATGGGCATATTACAAGACGAGATTGATGCAGCTGACGGCTGGGATATTGATTCTAAGCTTTCAGTTGCTATGGATGCTTTGCAGCTCCCCGACTCTGATATGTTGGTATCAGTGCTTTCAGGCGGCGAGCGCCGTCGTGTGGCGCTTTGTCGGCTGTTGCTTGAAGCCCCTGATTTATTGCTGCTTGACGAGCCAACCAACCATTTAGACGCAGAAAGCGTACTTTGGCTTGAACACTTCCTCAAAAACTATCCTGGTGCAGTACTTGCGGTGACGCATGATCGGTATTTCTTAGACCATGTTGCTGAGTGGATTTGCGAGGTTGACCGTGGGCATCTCTATCCGTATAAGGGTAACTATTCAACCTATCTTGATACCAAGGCAGCTCGTTTAGCGGCGCAAGGACAACGCGATGAGCGTCTGGCAAAACGTTTGGCAGACGAGTTGGATTGGGTGCGTTCGAGCCCCAAGGCTCGCCAAGCGAAGAATAAGGCACGTTTAGCGCGCTATGAACAGATGGAAGCTGAAGCTCGTGCAAGTCAGCGCGTAGAGACGAGTGCTATTCGCATTCCGGTGGGTCCTCGTCTAGGTGCAAAGGTGCTTGAGGCACGACATGTGCATAAAGAATTTGATGGGCGGGTGCTCATTGATGATTTATCGTTCACGTTGCCGCGTGCTGGCATTGTAGGCATCATTGGACCTAATGGTGTGGGAAAGACCACGCTATTTAAGACCATTGTTGGGCTTGAGCCGCTCAGTTCAGGTGAGCTTGAGCTTGGTGAAACCGTAACGCTTTCTTACGTTGATCAAAACCGCTCAGGTATTGACGCTGATAAAACGCTTTGGGAAGTGGTTTCGGACGGTTTGGACGTCATGCAGGTAGGAGAGAGTGAGGTTTCCAGCCGTGCCTATGTAGCGAGTTTTGGCTTTAAGGGTTCTGACCAGCAGAAACGCGCAGGCGTACTCTCGGGTGGTGAGCGTAATCGTCTTAATCTGGCGCTTACCTTAAAACAGGGCGGCAACTTGCTGTTGTTAGACGAGCCCACCAACGATTTGGATGTTGAGACCCTGTCTTCACTTGAGGGCGCCTTGCTTGAGTTCCCAGGCTGCTCGCTTGTTATTAGCCACGATCGCATGTTTTTAGACCGTGTTGCCACTCATATTCTGGCTTGGGAAGGAACCGAGGAGAATCCGGGTATCTGGTATTGGTTTGAAGGCAACTTTGAGGCGTATCAGGAAAACCGTATTGCGCGTCTCGGTGAAGATGCCGCTCGTCCACGTCGTATTCGCCGCAAGTTAACCCGCGACTAGTATAGGCGGTGGCTTGGTGCATATTCTCGTGTCAAGCCACCGTGAATGATATAGCTTAGCTGCATGCGCGAGCAGATTTACGCAACCATTTGCCTAGCGTATTACGCATAAGAAACCCAGCATAGCACTATTGTGTATGCTGGGTTTAACAGACAAAGCCGCAAAAGCCCTATCGTAAAGCTTCTAACGTGATGATAGAAAACACGCGCCAACTATTGCTCAGACACAAGCGAATAGCAGGTACTGGTATAACTACCTTACCTCACCATTAGTCTCAATGACCTTTTGATACCAATAGAATGAGTCTTTTCTCTGACGCGATAAATCACCGGTTCCGTCGTCGAATTTATTCACGTAGATAAAACCGTAACGCTTAGCCATCTCACCTGTTGATGCACTGACCAAATCGATGCAGCCCCATGGTGTATAGCCAATCAAATCAACACCGTCTTTAACCGCCTCTTCCATTTGCTCAATATGGCTGCGGAGATAATCAATGCGATAGTCATCATGGATGCTGCCATCAGCTTCAACAGTGTCATATGCTCCAAGGCCATTTTCTACAACCATGATTGGCAATCCGTAACGTGCATAAATCTCGTTCAGACTGTAGCGAAGTCCAACGGGGTCAATTTGCCATCCCCAGTCAGAAGCTTTTAGATAGGGATTAGCATAGCCGCCTAGAAGGTTTCCACCTGCAGTTTCTACGCCTTCTTTAACAGTGATGCAGTTGCTCATGTAATAGCTAAACGTATACAAATCAACGGTACCAGCCTTGAGAATATCCAAATCTCCCTCATGAATATCGAGCTTAATACCATGCTCCTCAAAGTAACGTTTTGCATAAAACGGATATGCTCCCCGAACCTGAACGTCGGAGCAGAACCAGTTATGCATATTCATATTTTGCTGGTTTGCAACAATATCCTCAGGCGCTGGCGTCAGCGGATAGGATGTGGCAAAAAGTGACATATTGCCCATGACAAAGTTCGGGTAGTGATCGTGAGCATATTTGACTACCTTAGCTGATGCTAAGAACATATGATGAAGCGCCTGGAAACGCTCCTGCTTATTATCAGGAACTTCTGTAACGCGTCCCTCAAAGCCCTGTACCGTGCCAGCATTAAGAACAGCACCCATAGGCATAACGCTTGAGTTGATTTCGTTAAAGGTGAGCCAATACGTTACCTTGTCTTTGTAGCGTTCAAAGATAACGTGGCAGTACGTTTCAAACAGAGCAACCAACTTACGCGATGCCCAGCCGTTATATTTTTCTACCAGCGCATAGGGGAGCTCGTAGTGCGAAATAGTTACAAGTGGCTCGATATTATGCTTTTGCAGGCAATCAAAAACGCGGTCGTAGAACTCGAGACCCTTCTCATTTGGTGTATCTTCTTCACCTGTTGGAAAAATTCGAGTCCAGTTGATAGACATGCGAAAGGTCTTAAAACCCATCTCGGCAAATAGGGCAATATCCTCTTCATATCGATGGTAAAAATCAATAGCCTCATGGCTTGGATACAGCGTGTTTTCTTTAATGCTCGTGGTAATGCGCTTAGGAGAATCAACGGTACCGTTGGTGCACATATCGGGCACCGATGGACCTTTCCCGTCTACATCCCATGCGCCTTCAAATTGATTAGCAGCGGTAGCGCCGCCCCATAAAAAGTTGTCTTTAAAAGCTGACATCAGTTAGAACCTTCCTATTTTTCTTCGGGTTTATACAGTATGAAGCTTGCAACAAATCCAACAACAATTGCAATAACGAGTGCTACAACGCCGTTAATGAAATTGGCGTTACCCTCTCCACCAATCATTTGCAAGAGAGACAAAGCAGATGGAGACGTGCCCATGCTGTAGGCAGCAAGATGAACTATTCCTGCATAAAGACCTGACGCGCCTGCGCCAATCATACCAGCGTAGAGTACCTGGCGAGATTTCATAGCTACACCGTAGAGGGCTGGCTCGGTTACACCTGCAACAACAGCAGAAATGCCTGAGGCCACTGCCTCCGATTTAACATTTTTGTCTTTGTTTTTGAATGCAACCGCTAAGGTTGCAGCGCCGATTGCTACGTTATAGGCAAACATCGTAATAATCAGGATTGAATCGTAGCCGAGTTCTGCTAAAGAAATGGTTGCAATAGGAACCAACGCCCAATGCATGCCTGTCATAACAATGAAGGGCATAAATATAGAAAGCAGGGTAATGGTTAACCAACCAGCCTGACTGTAGAGGTAGTTAACTCCCATTGATAAATAATTTCCCAAAATAGAACCGATAGGACCTACCGCAACAAGTGCAATGGGGATGGCTATAAAAATAACAATCATGGGCTTCATAAAGGATTTGAGTACTGTTGGACTTACCTTATCTGCAAAGCGCTCAAGATAATACATAATGGGCACCATTAAGAGTATGGGCAGAACAGAAGAGCTGTATGTGACCGCAGTTACCGGCAGGCCAAAAAACGTGGTATTTCCCTCTGCAAACAGTCCAACTAAGTTGGGGTGGATGAGCAAGCCAGCAACAATCATGGTGATATACGGATTGTTGCCCAAGTATTGAGAAGCAGAAATGGCTAAGAATACCGGCAAGAAGTAGAAGAATACATCGCCTGCTGCCGCAAGAATAACCGCCGTACTATCGGAGGGGTTAATAAGTCCAAAGGTTGTGAGCAAGGTCATAATAACCTTAATCATTCCTCCGCCCAGCATTGCTGGCATTAAGGGAGACATTGATGCTGCAACAAACCCAAATATGCGACTGATAATAGGCTCTTTTGTGGTGGATTCTGCCTGGGTGCTCGATTGTGCTCCTGGGTCATTTTTTATATGAATTTCATTAAAAACATGCTCAACATCATTTCCAATAACCACTTGGTATTGACCACCGCTGCGAAGCACTTGCAAAACACCATCAATGTTAGCGACATCATCATCATTTGGAATGCTGTCATCTTTTAAAACAAACCGAAGTCTTGTCGTACAGTGGTTTAGATAAGAGACGTTCTCTTCTCCACCGACAGCCTCAACAATGGTATCGGCTATTTTCTTAAAGTCTTTTGCCATCGCATACACCTCCGTGTGAGCGGATTTATAGATACAGGCTTATTGTATGAACAAATAATTCTGAGTAAAGTTCAGGTTACATCAGTTAATTTTGAAGAAACGTACTGGTACCTACCTGTATACGACCGATGACTCCATCAATATGCAGAACTGTTTTATGCAAGATGGATTCCTTTTTATACTTCTTAAAATTAGGTAGCGTAAGGTGTGTCTTGTCATGTATTTGGTTAAGAGTGGAGACCTGCGTTGCGATGCGCTTTCAAGCATTTTGTACGATAGATGCTGTGCGTAGCGCAGAATAAGCTGGATACTACTCCTTGCGTGAAAGAAAGACCGCCGTTTCGATGTGATAGGTCTGCGGAAATAAATCAACAGGTGTGATGGACTCAACGGTATAGGTGCCCTCGTCCTCAATGCGGCGCAGGTCGCGAGCTAGTGTTGCTGGGTCACAAGAAACATAGGTAAAAGCACGGGCGCCGCTGCGGGCAATGAGTTTAATAGCCTCAGGCTTTAGACCGGCGCGGGGCGGATCAACTACCAAAACATCCGCTTCTTCATCAGGAAACTCGCGTACGGCATCGCCGCCAATAACATCTACGTTATCAAGTTTTGCTATCTCAAGATTGCGCCTCAAATCGCGCACGGCTGGACCGTAGGCTTCAACAGCTGCTACAAATTCTGCGCGTCGTGCAAGGGGGAGTGTGAATGTTCCCGCTCCGCAATACAGGTCAAGAGCGGTTTCATGAGGCTGAACCTTAAGTCCGTCCATGACGGTGTCTATAAGAATCTCAGCGGCAGCTGTGTTGACCTGAAAAAACGATGGTGCTGATAGACGCATCGTTTCAGAGCCAATACGCTCTGTCCAAGAACCCTCTCCGCTCAGCGCTTCTACACCTTGTACTCGCCGCGCTTTGTTTTCTCCTTTACTCATAACGCGAACAATACTTGTTGTTCGTACTGCGTCAGACAACACGCGTGCAACTTGCGCTCTCGGAAACGCTCCGGTAGGTGTCCATAAGGCAATCTCTAAGGCTTTGGTGCGCCGTGATGCACGAATGCCTACCCGCTCAAGCTGCAAGTCTCGGGAGTTACCCAAATATTGAAGCGCTCCTACAACTGCCTTGACAGATTTTGCTGCCGAGGCTTCAAACAAGGGCCAGCTG
This region of Collinsella sp. zg1085 genomic DNA includes:
- a CDS encoding SIS domain-containing protein is translated as MSELMLFDEAKKRAGYKGVLALRPQIEACVDRLVERGYSNICWLGIGGTWASALQVVVHMKEHSALETWAENAAEFVATGNRRLNAQTVVVISSVTGSTPEVIEAIHKVKSCGAYILGFIDKADSELARLVDTCITFDGGEQLKFFMVADRFMAHAGEIDHYAALYAELDEHLADALIKVEYAADAFAAKFATAHADDDLHYFIGAGNQWGATYSYAMCYWEEQFWIKTKSITAAEFFHGTLEIITRDTPVTLYIGEDSQRALAERVAAFVPRICANLTVIDTRDYELAGISDEFRGDISHLVMHAINDRIDAHLEIATRHPMDIRRYYRCLPY
- a CDS encoding PTS transporter subunit EIIC is translated as MAKDFKKIADTIVEAVGGEENVSYLNHCTTRLRFVLKDDSIPNDDDVANIDGVLQVLRSGGQYQVVIGNDVEHVFNEIHIKNDPGAQSSTQAESTTKEPIISRIFGFVAASMSPLMPAMLGGGMIKVIMTLLTTFGLINPSDSTAVILAAAGDVFFYFLPVFLAISASQYLGNNPYITMIVAGLLIHPNLVGLFAEGNTTFFGLPVTAVTYSSSVLPILLMVPIMYYLERFADKVSPTVLKSFMKPMIVIFIAIPIALVAVGPIGSILGNYLSMGVNYLYSQAGWLTITLLSIFMPFIVMTGMHWALVPIATISLAELGYDSILIITMFAYNVAIGAATLAVAFKNKDKNVKSEAVASGISAVVAGVTEPALYGVAMKSRQVLYAGMIGAGASGLYAGIVHLAAYSMGTSPSALSLLQMIGGEGNANFINGVVALVIAIVVGFVASFILYKPEEK
- the rlmD gene encoding 23S rRNA (uracil(1939)-C(5))-methyltransferase RlmD; protein product: MQLSIESMVYGPEGLAHMPDGKAVFVMRGLIGDTVDVHLLEDGPRFARAEVREILEPSPYRVSACAPEILLCGGAPWGCLSRSAQHAAKRNNLISTLTRIGAFSPDWVNARLQPIKFAKDAWGYRNKIELSPTTIGGKLKLGMHAINSPEIIPINSWPLFEASAAKSVKAVVGALQYLGNSRDLQLERVGIRASRRTKALEIALWTPTGAFPRAQVARVLSDAVRTTSIVRVMSKGENKARRVQGVEALSGEGSWTERIGSETMRLSAPSFFQVNTAAAEILIDTVMDGLKVQPHETALDLYCGAGTFTLPLARRAEFVAAVEAYGPAVRDLRRNLEIAKLDNVDVIGGDAVREFPDEEADVLVVDPPRAGLKPEAIKLIARSGARAFTYVSCDPATLARDLRRIEDEGTYTVESITPVDLFPQTYHIETAVFLSRKE
- the ettA gene encoding energy-dependent translational throttle protein EttA, with the protein product MAEFIYQMYQARKAHGDKVILDDVTLSFYPGAKIGVVGPNGMGKSTLLKIMAGIEEVSNGDARLTPGYTVGILQQEPPLKEDATVLENVRMAFGELMAKVERFNEIGNLMAEPDADFDALMNEMGILQDEIDAADGWDIDSKLSVAMDALQLPDSDMLVSVLSGGERRRVALCRLLLEAPDLLLLDEPTNHLDAESVLWLEHFLKNYPGAVLAVTHDRYFLDHVAEWICEVDRGHLYPYKGNYSTYLDTKAARLAAQGQRDERLAKRLADELDWVRSSPKARQAKNKARLARYEQMEAEARASQRVETSAIRIPVGPRLGAKVLEARHVHKEFDGRVLIDDLSFTLPRAGIVGIIGPNGVGKTTLFKTIVGLEPLSSGELELGETVTLSYVDQNRSGIDADKTLWEVVSDGLDVMQVGESEVSSRAYVASFGFKGSDQQKRAGVLSGGERNRLNLALTLKQGGNLLLLDEPTNDLDVETLSSLEGALLEFPGCSLVISHDRMFLDRVATHILAWEGTEENPGIWYWFEGNFEAYQENRIARLGEDAARPRRIRRKLTRD
- a CDS encoding glycoside hydrolase family 1 protein, whose amino-acid sequence is MSAFKDNFLWGGATAANQFEGAWDVDGKGPSVPDMCTNGTVDSPKRITTSIKENTLYPSHEAIDFYHRYEEDIALFAEMGFKTFRMSINWTRIFPTGEEDTPNEKGLEFYDRVFDCLQKHNIEPLVTISHYELPYALVEKYNGWASRKLVALFETYCHVIFERYKDKVTYWLTFNEINSSVMPMGAVLNAGTVQGFEGRVTEVPDNKQERFQALHHMFLASAKVVKYAHDHYPNFVMGNMSLFATSYPLTPAPEDIVANQQNMNMHNWFCSDVQVRGAYPFYAKRYFEEHGIKLDIHEGDLDILKAGTVDLYTFSYYMSNCITVKEGVETAGGNLLGGYANPYLKASDWGWQIDPVGLRYSLNEIYARYGLPIMVVENGLGAYDTVEADGSIHDDYRIDYLRSHIEQMEEAVKDGVDLIGYTPWGCIDLVSASTGEMAKRYGFIYVNKFDDGTGDLSRQRKDSFYWYQKVIETNGEVR
- a CDS encoding SIS domain-containing protein — its product is MDTERFTMGDYIDASIELAYNNLHRMPELLEPLLACCTKQLRRICIVASGSSYNAAQIALPFMQACLPNYELRVIPPFSFVHYELSWRNTARDDELILVLSQSGLSTNALEALDALAQAGLPTLCITANPQADVMRHAKTVIDYGAGEELVGYVTKGVCLLSVYLMSFAAVLAHQDERLADIYQALEVADVLRLSSYDFVDAHLLELTNMQVAYVMGAGPTWGVALEGALKIGETVHVPSPSFELEEFIHGPNLQLIPSYHCLFFDPGDTSSKRVTQIWQASSEVTKYAYLLTPHRELAGHTQVLVAPLSFDARCASLVYLPFVQVLSYRVSEARGGTLQHPLLRKFKKVAAAKTEHFINFDMDD